The genome window CGATGCCGTAGTCCAGCGCCTCGGCGGCGGACAGGATCTTGTCGCGGTCGATGTCGCGGTTGACCTGTTCGACCGGCTTGCCGGTGTGGCGAGCCATGGTCTCCTCGAGCCAGGTGCGCATGCGGAGGATCTCCGCCGCCTGGATCTCGATGTCGGACGCCTGACCGTGTCCGGCCTCACCCATCGCCGGCTGGTGCATGAGCACTCGGGCGTTGGGCAGAGCGAGACGCTTTCCGGGGTGGCCGCCCGCGAGCAGCACGGAGGCGGCGGAAGCCGCCTGACCGAGCACGACGGTCTGGATCTGCGGCGCGACGTACTGCATCGTGTCGTAGATCGCCGTCATCGCGGTGAACGAACCACCGGGCGAGTTGATGTACATCGTGATGTCGCGCTCGGAGTCCTGGCTCTCGAGAACGAGGAGCTGGGCCATGACGTCGTCGGCCGACGCGTCGTCGACCTGGACGCCGAGGAAGATCACACGATCTTCGAACAGCTTGTTGTAGGGGTCCTGGCGCTTGAAGCCGTAAGCCGTGCGCTCCTCGAACTGAGGAAGCACGTAGCGGCTGGAGGGCAGGTCGCCGGCAGAGCGGAAGGTGGGTGAGTACATGAGAGTCCTTTCGCTTTCCGTTACTTGATGTCCTGGTCGGTTCCGCCGCCACCGACGACGTCGGTGGCCGAGTCGCGGATGTGGTCGACGAAGCCGTACTCGAGCGCCTCGTCGGCGGTGAACCAGCGGTCACGGTCGCCGTCGGCGTTGATCTGCTCGACGGACTTGCCGGTCTGTGCCGCGGTGATCTCGGCGAGGCGGTTCTTCATCGAGGTGATGAGCTGCGCCTGCGTCTGGATGTCGCTCGAGGTGCCGCCGAAGCCGCCGTGCGGCTGGTGAAGCAGCACGCGGGCGTTGGGCGTGATGTAGCGCTTGCCCTTGGTGCCGGCGGTCAGCAGCAGCTGACCCATCGATGCGGCCATGCCGATTCCCACGGTGACGATGTCGTTCGGGACGAACTGCATCGTGTCGTAGATCGCCATGCCCGCGGTGATCGATCCACCGGGCGAGTTGATGTAGAGGTAGATGTCCTTCTCGGAGTCCTCTGCGGCGAGAAGGAGGATCTTCGCGCAGATCTCGTTCGCATTGTCGTCGCGCACCTCCGATCCCAGCCAGATGATGCGGTCTTTCAACAGTCGGTCGAAGACGCTCGTAGCGAGGAGGGGTTCTGCAGCCATGTCAGCTCCTGATTCCGTGTTTCAGTGATTCGAATCTACCGGCGACGACGCAGCGCTCAGGCCGTGTTCGCCGTCGGCATATCAGGCGTCGAGTTCCGCGATCTCGTGCGCGTATGCGGT of Microbacterium sp. LWH13-1.2 contains these proteins:
- a CDS encoding ATP-dependent Clp protease proteolytic subunit, which encodes MYSPTFRSAGDLPSSRYVLPQFEERTAYGFKRQDPYNKLFEDRVIFLGVQVDDASADDVMAQLLVLESQDSERDITMYINSPGGSFTAMTAIYDTMQYVAPQIQTVVLGQAASAASVLLAGGHPGKRLALPNARVLMHQPAMGEAGHGQASDIEIQAAEILRMRTWLEETMARHTGKPVEQVNRDIDRDKILSAAEALDYGIVDQVLTSRKRA
- a CDS encoding ATP-dependent Clp protease proteolytic subunit; protein product: MAAEPLLATSVFDRLLKDRIIWLGSEVRDDNANEICAKILLLAAEDSEKDIYLYINSPGGSITAGMAIYDTMQFVPNDIVTVGIGMAASMGQLLLTAGTKGKRYITPNARVLLHQPHGGFGGTSSDIQTQAQLITSMKNRLAEITAAQTGKSVEQINADGDRDRWFTADEALEYGFVDHIRDSATDVVGGGGTDQDIK